The Cryptococcus neoformans var. grubii H99 chromosome 8, complete sequence DNA window GGTTTTGCCATAAATGGCCAAGCCGGACGCCGCTGCCGTGCTTTCATTCAAAGCGGCCACCCGACGTTTGTCGACGTAACCCCTTTCTGTGGAAAGTAGAGATGCGGAGGGAGTGCGGATAGGGATGCCAGCCTTGAATGGTGTGTGCGTCGTCAGTCGGGATGGTGAGCTGGTAAAGGATGATGCAAGAGGAAATGGTGGCGGTGGAATTGAGGATGAACGAGCCTGGTTGCTGAGCAAGAACAAGcgggggaggagaggagagttGAGAAAAGGATTATAGTGGTCTTAGACATGCTCGGCATGGCCCTTATGTCTCTTTAGAGTGTATAGTTGAGATCGAATAGGTTGATGCCCAGTCAAGGAGCGCTGATAAAAGAACGCAATAGAGTTTATGAAACTGGCTTTTTATTACTCCTTATCCAGCTTTTTCTGACAAAGCAACAGGGCGCATCGCCGTAGTATTCAGTAATGATACTCCCTCGGGGTAGTCGAGGTCCATGACAATCATACAcatggaagagaagaatgatttgtgaaagaaaaagagcGGCTAAACTTTGAGGGATAAAGGAATTATAATCCCCGCCAAAGGGATCACTGCGTTAAATAAACTGAAATGCCTTTATGGATTGGCCAAATGTTCCACTAATGTTGTCGTGATACTATATACCTTGACATGATGTACAACAGCTGCATGCTCCGCTCACATTCTCGACGGCAACTCTGCAATCATTTTCCCTACGAATGCCGCAGCGATCCACCCGGCTAAAACGATCAACGTTGTCTCCCAAGGCTTAGTTGGCAAAAGGACTCTAAGACCATAACCCGCACTCATCCCACCTAGAAGCCTTGTACCAGCCCATATCCTATCCCCCCTGGCCCATGCTTCAGACAATAGTCTTTCGGTCTCTAGCCATGAGGGCGGGATAGTAAAGGACGACGGAAGCGGAAGTGATAAGAGGAGAGATAGCGATACggaaggggaaggtggCTGTTCGTGTATCGTTGGCTGGGTGAAGTACCacggaaagaggaagagctggaaaagAAGTGGGAGCAGAGAAGTGTACAACAGTGTTAGAGGAATAAGGATAGGTCTGCAATATGTATAAGTGTATGCAGTTGATAATGATGTTTTGTACTCACACGAAAAACTTTCTTCGACCGTCTTGCCTTGCCAGGTGCTTATCATCTGAGGGTGAAACAGAGCAATTCTGACCTCTCAGTTTCAACACCAGTATACTCAAGCCAAGAGTCGTGAGATGTTGGGCTGCTCCTTCGAGAAGTACAGCTGACATGGTCCAAAATATCTTCCTTGGCTGTATGTTGGAGCTATCTCCCGAGCCAGACAGCGTCGGCAAAAGCCTGACGGCGGTCTCGGCACCAACGCTCAGCAGCGCAAGCGTTGAAAAGTCTTCCCATAACTGCTTCCTTCGAGCAGCCTCGCGCTCGATCTCTGACGCTGGCTCAGAGACGGCTGAGAACGGCAACGACCCCCTGTTGAATAACAGATGCAGAAACACCCGAGGCTTcaggaggatgaggtcCAGAAGCAGTAACAGAGAGGGATGTTCGATGAGAGGATCAACGAACTGATTACATCGTGGCTATGAGATGTCAGTATATGTTTGTTGACGGAGCTGGCGGGGACGCACGCATACTGCGAGGCGGATGTTGGACTTTGTTCTGTAGGTGGTGTAGATGTAGTCTGCTGGGCATGCGCAGGCGGTGCAGACGGGCATCGCATCTCGAGAGTATATCTCAAGAGTATAATAGACTGTCGCAATAAGTCGGACTCGGAAGATCGGTGGAAGAAATCTCGGGTGACAACGGCGCACAGCCCACGTCATGCCGCATCTTATCTTTCAGTCCGTCGTTTAGTTAGTTATCCACACAACGGcatcctttccatcgcCACACACGTTTTCACCACCACAATCCCCACTCTCCCCACCAAAACacccgccgccgccaccgcGCTCGCTTCTAAAAGTTACTAATCCTACTGCTCGTTGCTCGACCTGTGACTACTCAGCGCCAGCCCATCTCAAAATGTCACTCCCTCCCGCAATCCTTCAGAACAGCAACTCCACTGTGGGCACTTCTGCCCGCGTCGCCCTCTCCGACGGCCCAGCCGCAGTTAACGACAGCACAGTcacccttccatcctctcacGACCCAACCTCGCCGTCGGCTTCCACCCCGAACCTCATTCCCAGCTCCACTTCCCGAGTCTCGGTGCAGCTCCCAGAACATCCCCCGTCCCACCAACGATCCCATTCTGGCTCTGCTGGCTATACAAACACCACAAATCTCCCAAGTGCAATGTCACACCATGGCCAGTTCCCTAGGACAAGGACGAACTCGAGTGGGCAACAGGACGGGAAGTATAGGAGAAAAGTTGGATTTGAAGCATTTGAAGCGGGACCTGGAGCCTTATTTGCTTTCACGTGCCAAGTGAGTAGCTCTTTGGAATTTCGGAATGAATGCTAACGGGGAAGCAGTCCAAGAGTGGTGGCTATAAACGATCCCGCAACACTCGAGTGTTTGCTGTGGCTGTGTCTCCGGATGAATCGGGCGAAACGGCTTTGGAATGGCTTATGAGTGAATTagtggaagatggtgacGAAGTGGTAGCTATCAGGGTTATTGAAATTGATGAAGGGGGTAAGGGCTTGTTATCCTCTGACTGGATTTGACTGACAGCTGTTCAGAGAGACATTCCGAAAAGGCACAAGAAGAGTTCagggaagaagcaaagGCTTTGCTTAAGACTGTCTTGGAAAAAAACGACGAAGTTGATGATCTCCGAAGGGTGCGTTTCCAATTAGCTGCTAATAGCATATCTAACGTCTAGGTAGATTTCTGTCATTGTCGAGTTCGTTGCCGGTAAATCAACGAACACGTTGCTCAAAATGATCGCTCTTTACAGGCCCGACTGTAAGTTGTCGTAAAATCAAGGCTGTGAGCCAAAGTTGATAGTTCTCTCCAGCTTTGGTTGTTGGTACTAGGGCTCAACGCTCAAGATTACAATCCTGGGGTAAAGCTCTTGGCGGTAAGTATGGGCTTCTTTTTTATCCAAACATGTAACTTATGCGTCTTATAGCCCCTGGTATGGGCTCCGTCTCGCGATTCTGTGTCTCACACTCCCCCGTTCCCGTCATCGTCGTGCGTCCCGAACGGAAAGTTAAGAAGCATCTCGAAAAGCGGCAAAATGATCCTAAGCGAGGGCAGTACGCTGCCATCGTCGGCCCCGACGGCTTGACACTGAGTAGAAGTAGGAGTAGGGAGAGGAGTACCGGAGGAAGTGCTATGAGTGCTGGAGGAATGAGCGAGTGACCTGTTTCTAGAGAGCCTGAATGATTTATTTGGTGGGTTTTTGGGCAATCAGTTGTACGATTATGCAATTATGAATCTAATTTTGCTTGATGATCGGTGAGAGATGACTGCTGATAACTAGTGGGAGATCAACTCACTGATTGAGGTTTGCATGCCAGTATAACAAGACTAGCCTCGACAAACCGCTCCATGTCACTATTTGTACTAAACAACTATCGAAGACATCGTGTCCATCGAACCGATCAACCCTCCATACCCGCATCCGGCgatttcctttctttcttcacGACAGCGTCAACTTCCGTGCTACCCTCCAACTCAGCGTCACTATTTTTCCTAGACCCCGACCCTCCTGGCACGCCGTCAGTCAAAGGCGGCGGGGCCGGCAACCCTCGCAGCGCGGCTTCGGCGGCACGTGCTTCTGCTTCGGCGCATTGAATGGCCGATTGCTGGTCTACTTTTACCGCTCGACGACGATTTTGGAACTATCGGAGATACCGTGAACGATTGAACAACACAAGAGGATAAAGGGAGGAACAAACCCAAATCTGGACACTTCGTGAAGTCATTCCCAGCTGTTTGGCCAATTCATCCCTTTCTTCTGTGGATGGATATTGTGTCCGTCGGAAAACTTCACTCAACATTGCCAACTGTACATCATTCGCTAAACATGGTCGCCCCATCAGCTGACTTCCTGATTTACTCTGCACCAAACTCACTTCGCTTACGTGGCGACTTGAAACTTATCACGGCCACTGCATTGGTACTGGTCGCACTTGCCGGACTCGTCGACGACGTACCCTTACCCATCCTCCCATCACTTGAACCCCCTGCTGAACGCGATCCCAGTCCATGAGAAAGCTGTGATCCATAGCGCTTTCCATCGGCAGAGTAAAACCTCATGTCATCTTCGCTACTCAGTGGAAGCTCATAAGGGTGGATGTGTGGTCTCGGTCTCGATGGCTGAGAAGTCCGGTGATAAACGTCTTTTCCCCTGGAGTAGACATGTGCTGGGAAAGGGCGTGGAGGCGAATAATGGTCGTCTAGATCATAGTGTAGGTGACGAGGTGCATGGTAATACCTATCTGTTGACACGTGAACGGGATAGTACTCTGCTGGGTGAGTGTAAATGGGAGGCAAAGACGAGTGGTACTGCCTTGCCGAGGAGGAATAAGCATAGGGATATCCAAGGGGGTACCTATAACCTGGAGGAAAGTAATCGCCCCCCGGAGGACAGCCGTGTCCATGTTCCTTTGATTTCCGTGGGGAGGCCCGATCTTCAAAGTGAGAAACAGTTTGATGAGGGGCAGGGCCTGTTCGGCTAGAAGGCGAAGGGTCCCTGGAAGGATTACGCGTGATAAGGGGTGGGAGTGTAGGTGGGGAACGGAAGAGAAGCGGGAGACGTGCTGCTGGAGGTGATCCAGAAGGTTTCTTTCCATTGTCCTCTACTGCTTACGGCCCCAGCATCAGCACTTTCCCTCATTTTTACCTCAAAAAACTTGCCTTCTGGAGACTCGTAACTTAGCCTTAGAACGGGACTTTGACTGGAACTTGCTGTGGGCGACAGAAGAGACGACCTATGGTTGTCTGCATTCTTACTCATACCTCCCTCACTTTTAAAAGGCCTCTTGGACAGCCGATCGATCGGAATATCCTTAAGAGGGGGGGAAGTCGGCATTTTTGCTTTCTGAGAGAGCTCCCGAAAAGGGACTTGCTGTCGAGCAGACATAGGGTTGCGATCAAAGGAAGTCTCGTACGTATCGCAGGGGCAGTCGACTGACCTCTTTAATATGGTAAGCTTGTGCTCTTAGGCTGCCTTAATGGATTAATTATCTGTTGACAGATTTTTTGGCAGAGATGAGTACAAAAATGGAAAGGTTACGCGTAGGTACTAACGAATTGATTAATGTGTATTTAACGGGAAATCACTTCGACGGAGATGACCAGCTgtaaggaagaaaggaaggatcCTTTGATGACTATCGTAATGGAGTAAAAGGCTTGGGAGGGGGCAAGTATATGCCAGTAGATGTATATTGGGTGAAAGCCGAAATTCAGgattgagatgatgagcggGTTAGGGGGCGGTTTCTTCAAGATCGAAAACCGTTAATTAAGTTGAtagaatgatgatgagatgtAACTTCGCAAGGATGTGAACCACGAGATCTGTGAAACGTCTTCTATCTTTGACTCTCTTCTGACATACTGAAAGTTTTCCTGGTCATGCGGAACTGCTACTAGAAGAATCAAACCAAAAATGAAAGGAAAGTTgtcctttccctttcacaTTCAGTTCCCCAGTCAGTGAGTAGGGTTGAGCGATGGTAAATGAAGAGTTCCTGTTAGTATGGGGAGCGGAGATGGGATCAGTCTCCCCCAAGGGAAATAAATTCATAAAGGAAGGAATTTGCCCAATCGGAGATCCAAAAGAAGTAAGTATTCATAGCTAGTATGTGAGGCAGTGGGGATTTACATCCCATTTCGCGGGCGTGAGTCTGTTATTTGCTAATGATGCTGTTGTTTAAAGCATACAGTATTGCGCATCTAGCTTGTTTAATGCCCAGCACGGTTGTCAGGCGTCCTTAAGACAGAGAAGATAAAGGACTTGCTCCGTGCAAAGGCATATCTGGAAACCTATCGTAAGTAATCAGATTGAGGTTACTGGCTAATGGCATTTATTGAGACAAGTCATCAGTTGAACCATCTGATCACCACGGAAAAAAATGAGTCACTCTGGGTGTAGCATCAAAGCTCACCCAAAGTAACCCACTGGCTATCACGTCGTTCATCTAGTGCCGGCCCAAATACAAGTAATAGCTCCAACGCTTGGATACCATTCCATGGAACCAGACACGGCACTCAGTAACGTTCAATGGCATAAAAATAAACAAAATACAAAAAGGAACATAGTAAAAGGTAGTCGGAAATCGCAAATACTAACACACAAAAGGCAAGAGGAAAATCGAAGTGGCAACAACACCATTGAATAAAGTTACAGCGACGAGTGATTGTCGAGCAAGGTTAACACCCAGGCCGATGTATGGTAGGCTACGGTTTAGGATGATGAGAAGTAAAAGTCGAGATACTGACAGATCTTTAATCAGTCGAAAGGTGGATAGGTTGAAATTGTTAAGCGAGAATTTCTCGGACAGGTATCTCCTCAATACGCGGTTTCCCGTTGATAATGTCATGGCGTTCTGGCTTCTCAGTGATCATCTCTCGTTCGAGAATGTATTTGCCTTCCTTATATTTCTGATCATGTTCAGAGGCAAAGTCCTGACGTCATCTGTCAGCACCCACAAGAAAGCGAGATCAAAGGAAAATAAGGCCAGTCCCCAGTCCCCGACTCACATATTTCCAGCCAAGGGTGGTATGGCACACCCGACAGTAGACATCTCTCACGGTGTGCCTTCCAGTGCGCATTTCTCTGTCTTCGGCCTCACCGCTGTATGTGTTTACTCTGGTTGTGATCAGCGACGGCGGGATGACAGGAGGCAGCGGAAGCTGTCTCATGACCTACACTGTGTGGACTAGGATAGCCCGACCATGCTGGCCAGTGAATTGCTACCACACATGGAGCATAAGCCTGTATTCTATGCCAGACCCATCGAAGCCGACGTAAAGAAGACCATGCACGGGTTTGCCACCCGCGTCACTACACAAAGTCTTACCCACCTTTGAGATAATACCTTCACTAACTGCTAGATGATTCCCGCAATGCCTGCACATCAGTACAGACTCCCCTGCCAAATAGATTCTGTATGTGCGGCCCATTGTGCTTGTAATGTGCCGATCGGGCAGTGCAGAGAACGGTCGTGTTGTTAGATTTCGGCAATAAGCGGCGTATGTCGCAGCAGGCCAGGTGTTTATACGTGGTGATCAAGGTGTTCAAGGTGTTCAAGGTGGATAGGTGCCCGTCTGGGAGAGTGCAAGTGGCACCTAAGACTAAGCTGGATAAATGACTACGAGCTGGCTGAAGGGATATTGGGTATCGAACTCGAAGTCATCAAGGGTAATAACTCCATCGTCATTCTAATATATAAATTATTTCTATCCGACCAAATGCCGTCTCTCTACGTGGACACGGCCCCAGGGTTCACGGCCGAGGGTGTCACCTCATTATGTTTCCCACGGTAGTCTGCgacacctccacctcaaaTTTCATGTCACCCTTTGCAGCGCCGACGCCCACTGCATGCAACAGTATTACTCACACCAAGTCAAGTATCAGCGAATCGATGGGCCTTCTGAAGTGGAGAAACGTCTTCCCGTAATTCTCAGGTCTAGGGTTGCCAGTAACCTTAGATCCGAGGAAGTATGGGCTATCATCCTCGAACATTCTGTTGCGTACTAGAGACAAAGTGGGCCATCTGGCGAGGCTGCAGTAAGTAAATTATACCCATTTGTTTGGAGACGGCATGATCTAATATGACGTGCAAAAGCACTCACAATGTTCTTGCGCCAACTGTCTCTAGAGTACCAGATCCGAATTACAAGAACCCATATGGAAATACAAAACAGAGATTAACTCGTTTTTAGTACCTTTCCTGATACTCGTATACTCTCGCGTCTATGGCATGCGAAAGGTGTGTTTCACTGTGCAGACGTGAACCGGATATCGCTAATATCTTCTACAGAAGCGATCTCTAGTTGTATGACTAAAGTGGGGCTACTTTCGAAAATGTATGATCCACGCAAGGCTCACGAAAGGTTCCTGTTTACAAGTGCCAAATTTGTGTCCATGATTAACACCAAAGCCACGTGCATTGCAAGATCTAATCTGCAAATATCATTTCCTTGGAGCAATGAACCCAGCCACATTTCGTtcattcctttttttcactGCGACCTTTGCCATTCCTATGCCCCTCATTGAGCTTATTTCTCTTCGACTCGGATCATCGGCTTTCCATATACTTGATGTGCCGTCTCATCACGCTTCGCTTCCAAAATCCCAATTTTTATCATCGCCCAAGTTCTACGTGTTATCCAACCTTGTCGGCGAAATGATAAAATTGCCGAGCTGCAGTTGGTGCTAGAAGATTCCGTCAAATACGTTCCCTCGCCACAATAACATAATGACACTTTTGCAGAGACTTCTTGGAAGTCCAAGATGAGGCTGGCAGACCTCGTGACCGCTTACGAGAAGTTTGTGGGGTTCAAGCGCCAGCGGATTCTCAAGAAGTAGTGGAGTGATTGAGAGCCCCTCTTGCGCGCTTCTCCAAGGACCACGTCCCTTAGCAGCTTCATCACCAGTTACTGAACGTTGGTGATGACGCTTCTGTCTTTGAAGGTCGGGTGTCCgatcatcctcctccgtAATCTTTCCCCATCGTCTGGTCTTTGCAACGATACCCGACTGGTTCCTACCGAATTCAAGAACAAAGTTCTACGGTGTTCTATCATCACAGGAAGCCACGCAGGGGAAAAGGCTTTTATCCCAAGGATTAAGCTCTGCAGGCTTGCCGTATACGCTTAACCGTATACAGTTTCCTATCCGTCTCGCTTTTGCTATGTCAATTAACAAAGCCCAAGGCCAATCCTTTGACATGTAGGTATCGACCTTTCCACCCCTGTTTTTTCCCATGGCCCTGGTGGCAATTTTAGGGTCAGAAATGCAATGTACAGTAGATGACTGTCGCCCTGAGCCGGAGCGGCTTGAACTAACCACCCGATCTTCCTTTCACTGCGATACAGACCTTACGGACTGTGCGCGACATGAGGAAGGTTTTGCTCGACTGGGACCGAGGTGGGGAAGGCGAGGGGCtatggaggatgacggaGAAGTGTGTAAAGAAGATGGAATGGGAGGCGCAAGCTGCGTATAATACCTCGTTAAAGACTACCCGCGTCTCTGATTATTTCAGGAAGACTGAGGTCGAGGAGGCGCAGCGGGAGGTGATTGATTAGTGGATGAATATACGCCCCGCCTATTGGATTGAATTGCCACAACGTACATATGGACGTGGTTGGTTGTTAATGTGGCTTATTAGTTTATCTGCACTTGCTACTCGTGA harbors:
- a CDS encoding universal stress protein; translated protein: MSLPPAILQNSNSTVGTSARVALSDGPAAVNDSTVTLPSSHDPTSPSASTPNLIPSSTSRVSVQLPEHPPSHQRSHSGSAGYTNTTNLPSAMSHHGQFPRTRTNSSGQQDGKYRRKVGFEAFEAGPGALFAFTCQSKSGGYKRSRNTRVFAVAVSPDESGETALEWLMSELVEDGDEVVAIRVIEIDEGERHSEKAQEEFREEAKALLKTVLEKNDEVDDLRRISVIVEFVAGKSTNTLLKMIALYRPDSLVVGTRAQRSRLQSWGKALGAPGMGSVSRFCVSHSPVPVIVVRPERKVKKHLEKRQNDPKRGQYAAIVGPDGLTLSRSRSRERSTGGSAMSAGGMSE
- a CDS encoding specific transcriptional repressor, producing MSARQQVPFRELSQKAKMPTSPPLKDIPIDRLSKRPFKSEGGMSKNADNHRSSLLSPTASSSQSPVLRLSYESPEVEDNGKKPSGSPPAARLPLLFRSPPTLPPLITRNPSRDPSPSSRTGPAPHQTVSHFEDRASPRKSKEHGHGCPPGGDYFPPGYRYPLGYPYAYSSSARQYHSSLPPIYTHPAEYYPVHVSTDRYYHAPRHLHYDLDDHYSPPRPFPAHVYSRGKDVYHRTSQPSRPRPHIHPYELPLSSEDDMRFYSADGKRYGSQLSHGLGSRSAGGSSDGRMGKGTSSTSPASATSTNAVAVISFKSPRKRTNDVQLAMLSEVFRRTQYPSTEERDELAKQLGMTSRSVQIWFQNRRRAVKVDQQSAIQCAEAEARAAEAALRGLPAPPPLTDGVPGGSGSRKNSDAELEGSTEVDAVVKKERKSPDAGMEG